A section of the Neofelis nebulosa isolate mNeoNeb1 chromosome 12, mNeoNeb1.pri, whole genome shotgun sequence genome encodes:
- the LOC131491916 gene encoding spermatogenesis-associated protein 31A6-like, whose amino-acid sequence MENFFSLRSTGTSWLSSGPTSWVIDAIFAFLCGLGLFLLLLPCFQSNPPLSPAKKYRNIRKHQVELRRRSKSKKKSGALKACRNCLKELEGARSLISLLQSCLGRLPDKGGFHQLLCQDIPGEVCKAVPAGAHQPCREPMDDAAPTMSLLATPVPLTQRPLLLDSMTSSVSVHSHSSLSASSPPEPFLPLNSLLPQPLALSPLPPCPLNSEACPPPLRASSAPQPPDSILTLPQCDSLAFPPSTIPQRSSHTPWSASAVPAISGLGHSSCPISALSWWHTAAKALCLSTSSNYESQQEHLSHHSPEASFRGNPTNRQVGVASPSLLSSDNQKLLEIQVTKRVKVKIWKEKEKDESYPKQTSPDYHLNSLGNMLKSLSPEQNTSLQHFWSTKGKPEQLPGHQKLSYPKVLGHHLQQKYNQLFWGLPSLHSESLVATAWISECSSVPQSSSFLFNGISSACPTQMQGKLSPLLSQSQPPSQLEFQSQPLVSSVPQFQPPSLAQILTQDHCQSSLPILSPSPPQIEACEVSCPIAQDKSQFLIPPEIQHPEWPLLQKQLESGWALSSVIKRSQEVFSVFTSNLPEDSWAVSLLPENFPISAELRKQLEQHLQKWLIEHRWELPRKIQESLELRQLQGELPGTCQAKGKRGPSRPSACAGKSNKDTQKVEFQLSQGMGKGLGYILGKVPKDLSRDSESSLMGFQEVSSEESECDLGLSMSDSGSDLLKSLDKNLENILKDHLGRKLGKISGSLIPVSVHKSWLAVNHAFPKSNTHKEIRNLGILKCWGPYVNTSHRVSFLNPDIQEVLEAHIIRFWVRHRWGLPLKALKPINLFKLKKVQPLPILQFAFNPSATCVSGTASIIKSAESLRRRPSQACLGKKVVAEESGLTLERPLLAPSPMYGEIQRALVRTPSDDNQGSSKASLTGQDSRPPSQSFTLNLMGRTPQSDSAEWAEKSSLELSPSSAMAGNEPREESEDWVSQDPCHRVAMLKMNLGPQYLRSEKAREAVEAKPPTLQPRPILGTNVLTKPQTINAHMGGLDTSKKLSRMSAIQDLGESCLNTEVSEFKSKLKIKPESQSQDCPTHVILAVDNLASQAPQCYPQTVPTGDKIASQMLYGLTANQRSCLRQKDPMNSGLQDSRKSQSKMTASTYKREDCRRPNSGKNKERFEELRTSQAESMSHLSPVRGIVDSVRNRCIQFLPEKKQGPPENLFRKRMRHFFQWIFPNRKVKGQNTMQKCKPIIASAKSQGPVKSRSIMANETAEAQALMTAVGQILEEKMAIHHGLHGTKLNEHKQELQAPVCGCFCYHRVPFYPEHGRMSYTAHNHQDTSNGQSSSFKERQVKHRQSLKSVRFEDEQLDPRHLPSLPPKKTLSPVSPCQYSPRMPGAPGYHQHCPRHCLLQASLFGRS is encoded by the exons ATGgagaatttcttttctctgagaaGCACTGGTACCTCCTGGCTGAGCTCTGGTCCCACCTCCTGGGTGATTGATGCCATCTTTGCCTTCCTGTGTGGACTGGGGCTCTTCCTTCTGTTACTCCCTTGTTTTCAGAGTAATCCACCCTTATCACCAGctaagaaatatagaaatatcaGGAAG CATCAAGTGGAGCtgaggaggaggagcaagagtaagaaaaaaagcgGAGCTTTGAAAG CTTGCAGAAATTGCCTGAAAGAACTGGAGGGAGCTCGCAGTCTGATTTCACTTCTGCAAAG CTGCCTGGGGAGGCTCCCTGACAAGGGTGGCTTTCATCAACTCTTATGTCAAGACATCCCTGGTGAGGTGTGCAAAGCAGTGCCTGCTGGAGCCCACCAGCCATGCAGGGAGCCTATGGATGATGCTGCTCCCACCATGTCCCTGTTGGCTACCCCAGTTCCTCTGACTCAGCGCCCTCTACTTCTTGACTCAATGACCTCTTCAGTTTCTGTTCATTCCCACTCATCTCTGAGTGCCTCTTCGCCACCAGAGCCTTTCCTTCCCCTCAACAGCCTTTTGCCCCAGCCACTTgctctttcccctctgcctccatgTCCCCTTAATTCAGAGGCCTGCCCTCCACCTCTGAGAGCCTCCTCTGCCCCACAACCTCCAGACTCTATTCTGACTCTTCCTCAATGTGACTCCTTGGCATTCCCACCAAGCACCATTCCACAGAGGTCATCTCATACCCCTTGGTCAGCTTCTGCTGTTCCAGCCATCTCAGGCCTTGGCCACTCAAGTTGTCCCATTTCAGCCTTGTCATGGTGGCACACTGCTGCCAAAGCCCTGTGCCTCTCAACCTCATCAAATTATGAGTCTCAGCAAGaacacctttcccaccactcaccagAGGCCTCATTCCGGGGAAACCCCACCAACAGACAGGTAGGAGTTGCTAGCCCCTCTTTGCTGAGCTCAGATAATCAGAAGCTCCTGGAAATACAAGTCACAAAGAGAGTCAAGGTcaagatttggaaagaaaaagaaaaagatgaatcaTATCCAAAACAAACGAGCCCAGACTACCACCTGAATTCTTTGGGGAATATGTTGAAGTCACTGAGTCCTGAACAGAACACAAGCCTACAACACTTCTGGAGTacaaaaggaaaaccagagcAGCTGCCTGGTCATCAGAAGCTCTCATATCCTAAGGTCTTGGGACACCATCTACAGCAGAAATATAACCAACTTTTCTGGGGTCTCCCCTCTCTACACAGCGAATCTCTGGTGGCTACTGCCTGGATCTCTGAGTGCTCTTCAGTGCCACagtcttcctctttcttattcAATGGAATCTCAAGTGCCTGCCCAACTCAAATGCAGGGTAAACTATCTCCACTGCTTTCTCAGTCCCAGCCCCCGTCCCAACTGGAGTTCCAATCTCAACCCTTGGTTTCATCTGTACCTCAATTTCAACCACCATCTCTGGCTCAGATCCTGACCCAGGATCATTGCCAATCCTCTCTTCCAATCCTATCACCTTCGCCACCTCAGATTGAGGCCTGTGAAGTATCTTGCCCTATAGCCCAGGATAAGTCACAATTTCTCATCCCACCTGAGATTCAACATCCAGAATGGCCTTTGTTGCAGAAGCAACTAGAAAGTGGGTGGGCTTTATCCTCTGTAATCAAAAGATCTCAAGAAGTCTTTAGTGTCTTCACTTCCAATCTTCCTGAGGACAGTTGGGCAGTCTCCCTCCTTCCTGAGAACTTTCCAATCAGTGCTGAACTCCGTAAGCAACTGGAGCAACACCTACAAAAGTGGCTTATTGAACACAGGTGGGAGCTGCCCCGTAAGATCCAAGAGTCTCTGGAACTAAGGCAGCTTCAGGGTGAATTACCAGGGACATGTCAGGCAAAGGGCAAGCGTGGACCCTCACGTCCCTCTGCATGTGCAGGTAAAAGCAACAAGGATACACAGAAAGTGGAGTTCCAGCTAAGCCAGGGCATGGGCAAGGGCCTGGGGTATATTTTGGGGAAGGTCCCAAAAGATCTCTCCAGGGACTCAGAAAGCTCCCTAATGGGGTTTCAGGAAGTAAGCTCTGAAGAGTCAGAATGTGACTTGGGGTTGTCAATGAGTGACTCAGGGAGCGATTTGCTAAAGAGCTTAGATAAGAATCTAGAAAACATCCTGAAAGACCATTTGGGTAGGAAGTTGGGGAAGATAAGTGGGAGTTTGATCCCTGTGAGTGTGCACAAATCCTGGCTTGCAGTCAACCATGCTTTTCCGAAGTCCAACACTCACAAGGAAATCAGAAACCTAGGAATCTTGAAGTGTTGGGGACCATATGTGAACACCTCCCACAGGGTTTCCTTCCTCAATCCAGACATTCAAGAAGTGCTGGAAGCACATATTATAAGGTTTTGGGTGAGGCACAGGTGGGGTCTACCCCTCAAGGCTCTTAAGCCCATAAATCTATTTAAGTTGAAAAAGGTTCAACCTTTGCCCATTCTGCAGTTTGCCTTTAACCCCTCAGCCACCTGTGTGTCTGGAACTGCCTCAATAATCAAATCTGCTGAATCCCTGAGAAGAAGACCTTCTCAGGCATGTCTGGGAAAGAAAGTTGTAGCAGAAGAGTCAGGTCTCACCCTGGAGAGACCTCTCCTTGCCCCTTCACCTATGTATGGGGAAATCCAGAGGGCCCTGGTAAGGACCCCATCTGATGACAACCAGGGGTCCTCAAAGGCCTCTCTGACTGGACAGGATAGCAGGCCACCTTCTCAGTCCTTCACACTCAACCTCATGGGCAGAACTCCGCAGAGTGATTCTGCAGAATGGGCTGAGAAAAGCAGCCTAGAGCTGAGTCCCAGTTCAGCAATGGCTGGGAATGAGCCAAGAGAGGAGAGTGAGGATTGGGTCTCACAAGACCCCTGCCATAGGGTAGCAATGCTGAAGATGAACTTAGGACCCCAATATCTTAGGTCTGAAAAGGCTAGGGAGGCAGTGGAGGCCAAGCCTCCTACTCTTCAGCCAAGACCCATCTTGGGAACCAATGTGCtcacaaaaccccaaaccataaATGCACATATGGGGGGTTTAGATACCAGTAAAAAACTTTCTAGAATGTCTGCTATCCAAGATCTTGGAGAGTCATGCCTTAACACAGAGGTTAGTGAATTTAAGTCCAAATTGAAGATAAAGCCAGAGAGCCAGTCTCAAGACTGTCCTACACACGTAATCCTTGCTGTAGACAACTTGGCTTCTCAGGCACCTCAGTGTTATCCCCAGACAGTGCCCACTGGAGACAAGATAGCTTCCCAGATGCTGTATGGCTTAACGGCAAACCAAAGGAGCTGCTTAAGGCAGAAAGATCCCATGAACTCTGGACTTCAGGACTCACGGAAGAGCCAGAGCAAGATGACTGCCTCTACTTATAAGAGAGAGGACTGTAGGAGGCCCAACtcaggaaagaataaagaacGGTTTGAAGAATTGAGGACCTCTCAAGCTGAAAGTATGAGTCATCTTTCCCCAGTCAGAGGAATAGTAGACTCTGTTAGGAACAGATGCATACAGTTCCTGCCAGAGAAGAAACAAGGTCCTCCAGAAAACCTTTTCAGAAAAAGGATGAGGCACTTTTTTCAATGGATTTTCCCCAATAGAAAAGTCAAAGGTCAGAACACCATGCAAAAATGTAAGCCAATAATAGCCTCTGCCAAGAGCCAAGGACCAGTCAAAAGCAGATCAATTATGGCTAATGAGACTGCTGAGGCTCAGGCACTCATGACAGCTGTTGGacaaattctagaggagaaaatggCAATCCACCATGGACTTCATGGCACAAAGTTAAATGAGCACAAACAGGAACTCCAAGCACCAGTATGTGGGTGTTTCTGCTACCACAGGGTTCCCTTCTACCCAGAGCATGGGAGAATGAGTTATACAGCCCACAATCACCAAGACACCTCCAATGGTCAGAGTAGCTCTTTCAAGGAAAGGCAGGTTAAACACCGACAGTCCTTGAAAAGTGTAAGATTCGAGGATGAGCAACTGGACCCAAGGCACCTCCCATCCTTGCCTCCCAAGAAGACTTTGTCTCCAGTCAGTCCCTGCCAGTATAGCCCAAGGatgccaggtgccccaggctacCATCAACACTGTCCACGGCACTGTCTTCTTCAGGCCTCCCTGTTTGGTCGATCATAA